The stretch of DNA TATTTCCCCTGAACTATGTCCTGGACCGGCGGAGCATTGTTTTCCGGTCGTCCGGTGGCACCAAGCTTTGGGGCGCGCAAGCCGCAAGGGCCGCCGCTTTGGAGATCGACGGCTATGACCCCCAGCTGCAGGAGGCATGGAGCGTTGTAGTCACGGGTGACACGGAGGTCATCAGCAGACAGGAGGAGAAGGATGCGGTGGACGCGCTCGGCCTGGAGCCCTGGCAACCCGGA from Arthrobacter sp. B3I9 encodes:
- a CDS encoding pyridoxamine 5'-phosphate oxidase family protein, producing MDTAAPSTGNLSYDACWELLAAGIVGRLAVIVDGRPEIFPLNYVLDRRSIVFRSSGGTKLWGAQAARAAALEIDGYDPQLQEAWSVVVTGDTEVISRQEEKDAVDALGLEPWQPGEKSHYIRLAPQVLTGRQFKVSRPDLWNTRLSDARRSTFE